A portion of the Caenorhabditis elegans chromosome III genome contains these proteins:
- the Y75B8A.63 gene encoding uncharacterized protein (Confirmed by transcript evidence) gives MTTTILNLRNWG, from the coding sequence CTGACAACGACGATTTTGAATCTAAGGAACTGGGGATAg